The DNA segment AACATGAACATCATACCCCTCCCGAAGCAGGTCGATGCAGGTCTGTAATACGCATACATGAGTTTCCATGCCGACGAGGATGATCTGTTTTTTTTCGGTCTCCTGCACAGCCTCCATAAAGAACTTTTCTCCGCAGCAGCTGAAGGTGATCTTTTCGATCGGCGCGTAGGACTGTACGGCATTTCTCACCTCAGGCACGGTTGGCCCGAGCCCCCTGGGGTACTGCTCGGTTATAAGAAGCGGCACCCCAAGCAGCCTGGCAGACTCGATCAGATGAAGCGTATTGGCGACCACCCTCTCCTTCTCGGTCATTGCAAC comes from the Nitrospirota bacterium genome and includes:
- a CDS encoding hydrolase, with protein sequence MDKFMLKKDDSLLVIVDIQERLAVAMTEKERVVANTLHLIESARLLGVPLLITEQYPRGLGPTVPEVRNAVQSYAPIEKITFSCCGEKFFMEAVQETEKKQIILVGMETHVCVLQTCIDLLREGYDVHVVSDAICSRTKQNYKTALEYMRDAGAVITCTETVLFQLLVKAGTEEFKTLSKRIK